Proteins from one Salinispora arenicola genomic window:
- a CDS encoding heavy-metal-associated domain-containing protein, which produces MITVTYQVQGMTCGHCVNSVSTEVGALPGVENVQVDLDAGRVTVTSQRPLDITSVRNAVDEAGYDLVSA; this is translated from the coding sequence ATGATCACCGTCACGTACCAGGTGCAGGGCATGACCTGCGGGCACTGTGTGAACTCGGTCAGCACCGAGGTGGGTGCGCTCCCGGGTGTGGAGAACGTCCAGGTCGACCTGGACGCTGGCCGGGTCACCGTCACCAGTCAGCGCCCGCTGGACATCACGTCCGTGCGTAACGCGGTTGACGAGGCCGGCTACGACCTCGTCAGCGCCTGA